The following are from one region of the Candidatus Woesearchaeota archaeon genome:
- the truD gene encoding tRNA pseudouridine(13) synthase TruD, protein MPLLKHLPEDFIVEELSTVPELKPGPYHYLYLSKKTYPTMKACQIIADAIHVPLASIGFAGNKDKQAVTKQLISIKTTRDLTSLLERFKTGDLTLEYIGTGDEPIVLGHLRGNRFIIVVRQLTQEQPKTLTRFVNFFGDQRFSKNNSEIGKLLVKQQFKEALVLIDNPAAQKYLEEHPANAVDALRKIPKQLLKMYVHAYQSMFFNKTVAVFLDGKKDEVKNRMVPLVGFGYECDNAEIDAIIKKLLDEEGITERDFIIRPLPDISCEGGERTLFAEIHDLEIGPLEDDDLHPDMKKCTLIFWLDKGCYATEAVKQMIEN, encoded by the coding sequence ATGCCTCTCTTAAAACACCTCCCGGAAGACTTTATTGTCGAAGAACTCAGCACGGTGCCGGAACTGAAGCCCGGACCATATCATTATTTGTACCTCTCGAAGAAAACGTATCCAACGATGAAGGCGTGCCAGATAATCGCTGATGCAATACATGTGCCATTGGCAAGTATCGGTTTCGCTGGCAACAAGGATAAACAGGCAGTCACGAAACAACTCATTTCAATCAAAACAACGCGCGACCTCACCTCTTTACTTGAGCGGTTCAAAACAGGTGACCTCACGCTCGAATACATCGGCACGGGAGATGAACCGATAGTGCTTGGCCATCTTCGAGGGAATCGGTTCATTATTGTCGTACGGCAACTCACGCAGGAACAGCCAAAAACGCTCACTCGCTTTGTCAATTTCTTTGGTGACCAGCGGTTTTCCAAAAATAACAGTGAGATTGGCAAATTACTCGTCAAACAACAATTCAAAGAAGCCTTGGTGCTTATTGATAATCCAGCTGCACAAAAATATCTTGAAGAACATCCTGCAAATGCCGTTGACGCGCTGCGAAAAATTCCAAAACAACTCTTGAAAATGTATGTGCATGCGTATCAAAGTATGTTTTTCAACAAAACAGTGGCTGTGTTTCTTGACGGCAAAAAAGATGAGGTAAAAAATAGGATGGTGCCGCTGGTTGGCTTCGGATATGAATGTGACAATGCAGAGATTGATGCCATCATCAAAAAATTGCTCGACGAAGAAGGAATTACTGAACGCGATTTTATTATTCGCCCCCTGCCTGACATCAGCTGCGAAGGCGGAGAGCGGACACTGTTTGCTGAGATTCACGACTTAGAAATCGGTCCGCTTGAGGATGATGACCTGCATCCTGACATGAAGAAATGCACGCTCATATTCTGGCTGGACAAGGGATGTTATGCGACTGAAGCAGTGAAGCAGATGATTGAGAATTAG
- a CDS encoding adenylate kinase, whose product MKKNLIFLGPPGTGKGTLAQMLNKKYSIPQISTGDLFRENTKNNTPLGKKAKAFMDTGKLVPDELTFDMLKERISKPDCKKGFILDGFPRTLAQAELLEKHKLKIDHVLNFTASQKTILDRLAGRWTCRKCGAIFHEKNIPSKIKGRCDHCGGELYQRDDQKPDVVKVRLKEYNEKTHPLVEHYKKKKLLVDIDTERLVEEILGEVEEAIA is encoded by the coding sequence ATGAAAAAAAATCTCATTTTTCTCGGGCCGCCGGGAACTGGCAAAGGCACCCTCGCCCAGATGCTGAATAAAAAATATTCTATCCCTCAAATTTCAACCGGCGACTTGTTTCGTGAAAACACAAAAAACAATACGCCGCTCGGAAAAAAAGCAAAGGCGTTCATGGACACGGGAAAGCTTGTGCCGGATGAACTGACGTTTGATATGCTGAAAGAGCGCATCAGCAAGCCGGACTGCAAAAAAGGCTTTATTCTCGATGGTTTTCCCCGCACGCTTGCGCAGGCAGAACTGCTGGAAAAGCACAAACTGAAAATTGACCACGTACTCAATTTTACCGCGTCTCAAAAAACAATTCTTGATCGCCTTGCCGGCAGATGGACCTGCAGAAAGTGCGGCGCAATATTTCACGAGAAAAACATTCCCTCAAAAATCAAGGGACGCTGCGACCACTGTGGCGGCGAATTATACCAGCGGGACGACCAGAAACCCGACGTCGTGAAAGTGCGGCTCAAGGAGTACAACGAAAAAACGCACCCGCTGGTCGAGCATTACAAAAAGAAAAAGCTGCTGGTTGATATTGACACGGAGCGGCTGGTTGAAGAGATTCTTGGGGAAGTGGAAGAGGCGATTGCGTGA
- the dinD gene encoding DNA damage-inducible protein D, which produces MRKDIVEKLKISFENCSQNAQGVEFWSARDLQKLLEYGEWRNFLNVIEKARISCKNSGQKIEDHFVDVNKTIAMPKDASKEIDDFMLTRYACYLIAQNGDPQKEPIAFAQSYFAVQTRKQELIEQRISLAERIHVRQKLIASERELSKLIYERGVDDEGFARIRSKGDHALFGGLTTLQMKNRMGISQKKPLADFLPTITITAKNLATEITNFNVKKEDLHGEPKITEEHVKNNVDIRTLLTARGIQPENLPPEPDINQLERRGKTDEKKIAASSKLKKVL; this is translated from the coding sequence GTGAGAAAAGATATTGTAGAAAAACTTAAAATCTCATTTGAAAACTGCTCTCAAAATGCGCAAGGAGTTGAGTTCTGGTCTGCACGGGATTTGCAAAAGCTTCTTGAATATGGTGAATGGCGAAATTTTCTGAATGTGATTGAAAAAGCGAGAATCTCCTGCAAAAATAGTGGACAAAAAATAGAAGATCATTTTGTTGATGTCAACAAAACGATAGCTATGCCTAAGGATGCCTCTAAAGAGATAGACGATTTTATGCTCACCCGATATGCCTGTTATCTCATCGCTCAGAATGGTGATCCGCAAAAAGAACCTATTGCCTTCGCACAGAGCTATTTTGCAGTTCAGACAAGAAAACAGGAATTGATAGAGCAGCGAATCTCGCTTGCTGAGCGAATACATGTCCGGCAAAAACTCATTGCGTCAGAAAGAGAACTTTCAAAACTTATTTATGAGCGCGGCGTTGACGATGAAGGCTTTGCACGCATACGAAGCAAAGGTGATCACGCCTTATTTGGGGGCCTCACCACTTTACAAATGAAGAATAGGATGGGGATATCTCAAAAAAAGCCACTTGCTGATTTTCTGCCAACAATCACAATAACAGCAAAAAATCTTGCAACGGAAATTACCAACTTTAATGTGAAAAAAGAGGATCTGCACGGGGAACCAAAAATAACCGAAGAACATGTTAAAAATAATGTCGATATACGAACACTTCTTACTGCGCGAGGCATTCAACCAGAAAATTTGCCACCCGAACCGGACATTAATCAATTAGAACGAAGGGGGAAAACCGATGAGAAAAAGATCGCAGCGTCCTCAAAACTAAAGAAAGTCTTATAA